TCCCGAAGCGTTCGGATCAATCATCCAAGTTCCGGTATGCCCTACCGTACTCAAGCGTCATTTCAGGATATTGATAACGGCGTTCCAATCTCTATCTAAGACGAATCCACATCTACAAACATGGGTCTAAAACCATCATTTGAGGTGGAACGGCTCTACATTAACTATGATATCCCAGAAAAGCCGTCCTGGAAGGAGGGGGTTTGCATCCGATTTTTCTTGGTCGAAAGCGTTCAATAGAACCCTTACTGGCGTTAGCATGGTGGGGTAATTTATTCAGTGTTGTAGAGCGGAGTAGCAAGAATGACCCAAGTGGTCTTAGGGGAAAATGAAGGACTCGAATCGGCTTTACGTCGATTCAAACGTCAAGTTTCAAGAGCGGGTATCTTGGCTGATGTCAAGAATCATCGTCACTTTGAAACGCCGCTGGAGAAGCGCAAACGTAAGGCAACGGCAGCTCGACGCAAGAAGCGGATGAGATAAAGAGTTGTTGTCTGCCTAGCTAAACGACCCTATTGTCACGAGAGCATAGATGTCCGGTTAACCCCAGGGGGGTCAGCCGGACATCGCTCGCGATTTAGTTGTTGGGTGTGTCGATCGCTCCCACCGTGCGGTTATTGTAGAGACTCATTGCCTTTTCAACTCCTTGCTTGAGGCTGAGCTCTACCGACTGCACGACAAGTTGGAGGACATCAGAAATTAGTTGCGTTTCTGGATCTGAAAATTTACCCAGAACATGGGAAATAGCATCTTTATCTTGAGTAGCCGCTACATTCGGTTTGCCGATGCCAATTCGCAAACGGGGAAAGTTTTGCGTACCGAGATGAGCGATCGCCGACTTCATACCGTTGTGTCCCCCAGCAGAACCAGATAAGCGCAGACGAATTTTTCCCAAGGGCAAATCCATCTCATCATAAATTACCAGCACCGATTCCGGAGGCAGCTTAAACCAATCCGTCACCGATCGAATCGCCTGTCCCGAACGATTCATGTAAGTTAGAGGTTTGATGAGACGGATTTTTTCTCCTGTAGGACTGCGACCTTCCCCGAACAATGCCTGAAACTTGCGATTTTC
This region of Aerosakkonema funiforme FACHB-1375 genomic DNA includes:
- the rpsU gene encoding 30S ribosomal protein S21, with translation MTQVVLGENEGLESALRRFKRQVSRAGILADVKNHRHFETPLEKRKRKATAARRKKRMR
- the pth gene encoding aminoacyl-tRNA hydrolase; the protein is MKSAESAPALAIPQLIVGLGNPEPKYEQTRHNIGFTAVDALCRCWQISLSENRKFQALFGEGRSPTGEKIRLIKPLTYMNRSGQAIRSVTDWFKLPPESVLVIYDEMDLPLGKIRLRLSGSAGGHNGMKSAIAHLGTQNFPRLRIGIGKPNVAATQDKDAISHVLGKFSDPETQLISDVLQLVVQSVELSLKQGVEKAMSLYNNRTVGAIDTPNN